In a single window of the Natronorubrum halophilum genome:
- a CDS encoding DUF7553 family protein, with product MNKHFHDSRYYLKRAGEHAKLGVTETLEPYATRLRTLVVREPESESESGRLHTVREDLTTLEQKATDRVHGVTGSARETLSARRSHEPASDQ from the coding sequence ATGAACAAACACTTCCACGACAGCCGGTACTACCTGAAGCGCGCCGGCGAACACGCGAAACTCGGCGTTACCGAGACGCTCGAGCCCTACGCGACGCGGCTTCGAACGCTGGTCGTCCGGGAACCCGAATCGGAGTCCGAATCGGGTCGTCTTCACACGGTTCGCGAGGACCTGACGACCCTCGAGCAGAAGGCTACGGATCGGGTTCACGGGGTGACTGGGAGCGCTCGAGAGACGCTTTCTGCGCGTCGTTCGCACGAACCCGCCAGCGACCAGTGA
- a CDS encoding helix-turn-helix domain-containing protein encodes MILHSTLSAFTDVHLSYEELYRTKSSDIRLFFWMAGVDSAAFETAVEDDPTVTGLRRLTASDSMSLYRVDFTPYGRDRSTFSRWSEDDVVLLEADGTHDGWQLRMRFPDRATLIEYREAYTAMDCPFFLLSLYRETDPERTGETALTSRQRDALLTAYESGYFEIPRRLSQKKLGAQLDVSSQSISERLRRAISALIESTIRRN; translated from the coding sequence ATGATTCTTCACAGCACACTTAGCGCGTTTACTGACGTTCATCTTTCGTACGAGGAGCTGTACCGAACTAAAAGCAGTGATATTCGCCTATTCTTTTGGATGGCTGGCGTCGATAGCGCCGCCTTTGAAACGGCCGTCGAGGACGACCCGACGGTTACCGGCCTCCGTCGGCTGACCGCGAGCGATTCGATGTCGCTCTATCGAGTCGATTTTACGCCATACGGTCGCGACAGATCCACGTTTTCGAGGTGGAGCGAGGACGACGTCGTGTTGCTCGAGGCGGACGGAACCCACGACGGGTGGCAACTCCGCATGCGATTCCCCGATCGAGCGACGCTCATCGAGTATCGCGAGGCGTACACCGCCATGGACTGCCCGTTTTTCCTGCTGTCGCTCTACCGGGAAACGGATCCCGAACGAACGGGAGAGACGGCACTTACCTCGAGACAACGCGACGCGTTACTGACGGCGTACGAATCGGGCTATTTCGAAATCCCGCGGCGTCTCTCGCAGAAGAAACTCGGAGCGCAACTCGACGTTTCGTCTCAATCGATCTCCGAACGGCTACGTCGGGCGATTTCTGCGTTGATTGAATCGACGATACGACGAAACTAG
- a CDS encoding DUF7344 domain-containing protein encodes MFKALADRRRRRVCRYLESRQSPVSSGDVVSHLFAESQHAGPSRQNLEITLRHTHLPLLHDANIIEYTRSADRIEPGESLHTTELIIEMISQESATVA; translated from the coding sequence ATGTTCAAAGCACTCGCTGATCGCCGGCGTCGACGAGTCTGTCGTTACCTCGAGTCCCGGCAGTCTCCAGTCTCATCCGGCGACGTGGTGTCACATCTGTTTGCGGAATCACAGCACGCGGGTCCGTCACGCCAAAATCTCGAAATTACCCTGCGGCACACGCACCTCCCGCTGTTGCACGACGCGAATATTATCGAGTACACTCGCTCGGCCGATCGCATCGAACCGGGGGAAAGCCTTCACACGACCGAACTAATCATCGAGATGATTTCCCAGGAGAGCGCCACCGTCGCCTGA
- a CDS encoding cob(I)yrinic acid a,c-diamide adenosyltransferase → MSIYTGRGDDGRTDLRDMTRVSKTSPRIEAYGTVDELNALIGTIRPTGHEDIDDQLRSVQNHLHVVQADLANPDPDEDDPAIRAEHVETVEAWIDDYDDELEPLTAFILPTGSEHGAQLHHARTVCRRAERRAVGLAAEERINEQTVQYLNRLSDGLFTFGRVVNKRDGEPEESPQY, encoded by the coding sequence ATGTCGATCTACACCGGTCGCGGCGACGACGGACGGACGGACCTCCGAGATATGACCCGCGTTTCGAAGACCAGTCCGCGCATCGAGGCCTACGGGACGGTCGACGAACTCAACGCGCTGATCGGGACGATTCGACCGACCGGCCACGAGGATATCGACGACCAGTTGCGCTCGGTTCAGAACCACCTCCACGTCGTCCAGGCCGACCTCGCTAATCCCGACCCCGACGAGGACGACCCGGCGATCCGCGCCGAACACGTCGAAACCGTCGAAGCGTGGATTGACGACTACGACGACGAACTCGAACCCCTGACCGCCTTTATCCTGCCGACGGGGAGCGAACACGGCGCGCAACTCCACCACGCCAGAACGGTCTGTCGACGCGCCGAGCGGCGAGCCGTCGGACTCGCCGCCGAGGAACGGATCAACGAACAAACGGTTCAGTACCTCAACCGACTTTCGGACGGACTGTTCACGTTCGGTCGCGTCGTCAACAAACGCGACGGCGAGCCGGAAGAGTCACCGCAGTACTAA
- a CDS encoding DUF7838 family putative zinc beta-ribbon protein, with protein sequence MAMELEHECPDCGTERTFYRAASTTLHLGTKVKWHCPDCDYGFVRISDNGTAVDSSLETASQ encoded by the coding sequence ATGGCTATGGAACTCGAACACGAGTGCCCCGACTGTGGAACGGAACGGACGTTCTACCGCGCCGCGAGCACGACGCTTCACCTCGGTACGAAAGTCAAGTGGCACTGTCCGGACTGTGACTACGGCTTCGTTCGAATCAGCGACAACGGGACGGCCGTGGACTCGAGCCTCGAGACGGCATCCCAGTAA
- the gcvPB gene encoding aminomethyl-transferring glycine dehydrogenase subunit GcvPB, giving the protein MTEEPTGEPSADDRVRYDQARYVEDGQYEPLLSEKDLTRVEIGGESDGRDAGGAGDGDSPLPDDLTRDTLELPELSEPELARHYTRLSQMIYGIDSGPYPLGSCTMKYNPKFTEDVAALPSAAVHPDRSERSVQGTLELLYRLQDYLGRIGGMDAVTLQPPAGAAGEFVGIRVAAAYHEHNGEDHRDEVIIPESAHGTNFATAALGGYDVVSLPSDDSGRVDLEALEAALSERTAALMLTNPNTLGLFERDITEIAEMVHDVGGLLYYDGANLNALLGRARPGDMGFDVMHYNVHKTFATPHGGGGPGAGPVGVVEDLAPFLPAPRVREGGASKSGEATYERFDPEHTIGKVHGFQGNWLVLVKTFAYIARLGDSGLTDASAKAVLNANYLASRVGYDVPYEPFHHEFVASAGEQDAADVAKRMLDYGVHPPTTKWPEIVPEALMTEPTEVESKDTLDRLAAAFNAVASEDTETLEAAPDRTTARRIDQTSAARNPRLSWQALEDN; this is encoded by the coding sequence ATGACCGAAGAGCCGACCGGCGAACCGTCTGCGGACGACCGAGTCCGGTACGATCAGGCCCGATACGTCGAGGACGGCCAGTACGAGCCGCTGCTCTCCGAGAAGGACCTGACTCGAGTCGAGATCGGCGGCGAGAGCGACGGTCGCGACGCGGGCGGTGCCGGCGACGGCGATTCGCCGCTTCCCGACGACCTCACTCGCGACACCCTCGAGTTACCCGAACTGTCCGAACCCGAACTGGCCCGCCACTACACGCGCCTCTCTCAGATGATCTACGGGATCGACAGCGGTCCCTACCCGCTCGGCTCCTGTACGATGAAGTACAACCCCAAGTTCACCGAGGACGTGGCGGCGCTCCCGTCGGCGGCCGTCCACCCCGACCGCTCGGAGCGGTCGGTCCAGGGCACCCTCGAGTTGCTGTATCGGCTTCAGGACTACCTCGGCCGAATCGGCGGGATGGACGCCGTGACGCTCCAGCCGCCCGCGGGCGCGGCCGGCGAGTTCGTCGGGATCCGCGTCGCCGCGGCCTACCACGAGCACAACGGCGAGGACCACCGCGACGAAGTCATCATCCCCGAGAGCGCCCACGGGACGAACTTCGCGACCGCGGCGCTGGGCGGCTACGACGTCGTTTCGCTACCCAGCGACGACAGCGGGCGAGTCGATCTCGAGGCGCTCGAGGCTGCGCTCTCCGAGCGGACGGCAGCGCTGATGTTGACGAACCCGAACACGCTCGGCCTGTTCGAGCGCGACATCACGGAAATCGCCGAGATGGTCCACGACGTGGGCGGACTGCTCTACTACGACGGGGCGAACTTGAACGCCCTGCTCGGCCGCGCTCGGCCGGGCGACATGGGCTTCGACGTGATGCACTACAACGTCCACAAGACGTTCGCGACGCCCCACGGCGGCGGCGGGCCCGGTGCCGGTCCGGTCGGCGTCGTCGAAGACCTTGCGCCCTTCCTGCCGGCACCTCGAGTGCGCGAAGGGGGCGCGAGCAAGAGCGGCGAAGCGACCTACGAACGCTTCGACCCCGAACACACCATCGGCAAGGTCCACGGCTTCCAGGGCAACTGGCTCGTCCTCGTCAAGACCTTCGCCTACATCGCACGGCTGGGCGATTCGGGGCTGACCGACGCCAGCGCGAAAGCGGTGCTCAACGCGAACTACCTCGCGAGCCGGGTCGGCTACGACGTTCCCTACGAACCGTTCCACCACGAGTTCGTCGCCAGCGCGGGCGAACAGGACGCGGCCGACGTCGCAAAGCGCATGCTCGACTACGGGGTCCACCCGCCGACGACCAAGTGGCCCGAGATCGTCCCCGAAGCGCTGATGACCGAGCCGACGGAGGTCGAGAGCAAGGACACGCTCGATCGACTCGCCGCCGCGTTCAACGCCGTCGCATCGGAGGATACCGAGACGCTCGAGGCCGCCCCCGATCGAACGACGGCGCGACGGATCGATCAAACCAGCGCGGCCCGGAATCCCCGCCTGTCGTGGCAGGCGCTTGAGGACAACTGA
- the gcvPA gene encoding aminomethyl-transferring glycine dehydrogenase subunit GcvPA, which produces MHGSDATGSPYAPHTDEERSQMLEAVGAETEEDLFDIPTAVEFDGTFGIDARSERETRRLVRSILGRNDGLTELLGRGHYGYYIPSLVTHLADRSEFLTSYTQYQPEVSQGFLQALFEYQSLLVELTGLEIANCSMYDAATALGEAATLAERVRDTSGHRVLVPDRLLEGRRSTLENYVAGTDLVLEEYATDDGNVDLEALEKTAGDDAVMVYAENPTVRGTIEEGLESIGEIATANEALFVLGSDPIALSLLQRPADVGADVVIGDASVLGLPTSYGMGLGLFACRADYLRQVPGRLVGASEDATDRRAFTLTLQTREQHIRRERATSNICTNQAWVALRTAMHAASLGPSGMVDLAKRGVTRAEGLAARLDALDGVKAPVHDRRHFREFVAHVDQPAAPIANDLEKRGFAVHVVGEHEVQVCVAGVPDEKLDPFVAAFTEVAR; this is translated from the coding sequence ATGCACGGATCAGACGCCACCGGGAGTCCGTACGCTCCCCACACGGACGAGGAACGCTCGCAAATGCTCGAGGCGGTCGGGGCCGAGACCGAGGAGGATCTCTTCGACATTCCGACGGCCGTCGAGTTCGACGGGACGTTCGGGATCGACGCGCGATCGGAACGGGAAACGAGACGACTGGTTCGCTCGATTCTCGGGCGCAACGACGGCCTGACGGAGCTGCTGGGGCGGGGCCACTACGGCTACTACATCCCGTCGCTGGTCACCCACCTCGCGGACCGCTCGGAGTTTCTCACCTCCTACACGCAGTACCAGCCGGAGGTCTCGCAGGGGTTCTTGCAGGCCCTCTTCGAGTACCAGTCGCTGCTGGTCGAACTGACCGGTCTCGAGATCGCCAACTGCTCGATGTACGACGCGGCGACGGCGCTCGGCGAGGCCGCCACGCTGGCCGAGCGGGTTCGCGACACCAGCGGCCACCGCGTGCTCGTCCCCGACCGCTTGCTCGAGGGTCGCCGGTCCACCCTCGAGAACTACGTCGCCGGAACGGACCTCGTCCTCGAGGAGTACGCCACCGACGACGGCAACGTCGATCTCGAGGCGCTCGAGAAGACGGCCGGCGACGACGCCGTCATGGTTTACGCGGAGAATCCGACCGTTCGCGGAACGATCGAAGAAGGACTCGAGTCGATCGGCGAGATCGCCACTGCCAACGAGGCGCTGTTCGTGCTCGGCTCGGATCCGATCGCGCTCTCCTTGCTCCAGCGACCGGCGGACGTCGGTGCCGACGTCGTGATCGGTGACGCGAGCGTGCTCGGCCTTCCGACGAGCTACGGCATGGGTCTCGGGCTGTTCGCATGTCGCGCGGACTACCTCCGGCAGGTACCCGGCCGACTGGTCGGTGCGAGCGAGGACGCGACCGACCGGCGGGCGTTCACGCTCACCTTACAGACCCGCGAACAGCACATCCGTCGGGAGCGAGCGACGAGTAACATCTGTACGAATCAGGCGTGGGTTGCGCTGCGAACCGCGATGCACGCGGCGTCGCTCGGGCCGAGCGGGATGGTCGACCTTGCGAAACGCGGCGTCACCCGCGCCGAGGGTCTCGCGGCCCGACTCGACGCGCTCGACGGCGTCAAAGCGCCGGTCCACGATCGGCGACACTTCCGCGAATTCGTCGCTCACGTCGATCAACCCGCGGCTCCGATCGCGAACGATCTCGAGAAGCGCGGCTTTGCGGTCCACGTCGTCGGCGAACACGAGGTTCAGGTCTGCGTCGCCGGCGTCCCCGACGAGAAACTCGATCCGTTCGTCGCGGCGTTTACGGAGGTGGCACGATGA
- a CDS encoding AI-2E family transporter has product MSNRPDSSGWLSERTGLTVLALVSTVLAALIFLPYLQYILLGVVLAYVLMPAQRRLEPITGSMIAALTLVGVAILAILLPITYVLAIALRQALQVLTAVQEGSLDMGDVEQRLEITGYPIDIAELYETYQEPIGTTVQGLATSGIELVSGLPGVLIGLTVTLFVLFALLRDGDRLVAWTRRVVPVEDDVQRELLAKLDQLMWASVVGNVAVAVIQAVALGIGLAILGVPAVIFLTVATFVLALLPLVGAFGVWLPVAIYLFATGNLIGATVLVGYGSLVSVSDTYLRPALIGRTSAFNSAIIVVGIFGGIVVFGAVGLFIGPVVLGGAKVTLDVFARERPTGSGAKSDLEGDETIEDPAVDTEPGTGIRTRTGRATAADIGTSDTARGTAAANDEASGEPDTAPDRGADADTGDGGDADADASTGAGGDTTPITDTERDAERTTDTDEDDEDMD; this is encoded by the coding sequence ATGTCCAACCGACCCGATTCGTCAGGATGGCTCTCCGAACGGACAGGATTGACCGTGCTTGCGCTCGTGAGCACCGTTCTGGCGGCGCTCATTTTCCTGCCGTATCTCCAGTACATTCTGCTCGGCGTCGTTCTCGCGTACGTTCTCATGCCGGCACAGCGACGCCTCGAGCCGATCACCGGCTCGATGATCGCCGCCCTCACGCTCGTCGGCGTGGCGATCCTCGCGATCCTCCTCCCCATCACGTACGTCCTCGCGATTGCACTCCGGCAGGCTCTCCAGGTTCTCACGGCCGTCCAGGAGGGGTCGCTCGATATGGGAGATGTCGAGCAGCGACTCGAGATCACCGGCTATCCGATCGACATCGCCGAGTTGTACGAAACGTACCAGGAGCCGATCGGGACGACGGTACAGGGCCTCGCGACGAGCGGAATCGAACTCGTTAGCGGGCTACCGGGGGTTCTCATCGGGCTCACCGTGACGCTGTTCGTGCTCTTTGCACTCTTGCGAGACGGCGATCGACTCGTCGCGTGGACGCGGCGGGTGGTTCCGGTCGAGGACGACGTTCAGCGGGAACTCCTCGCCAAGCTGGATCAGCTCATGTGGGCCTCCGTCGTCGGCAACGTCGCGGTGGCGGTGATTCAGGCGGTCGCACTCGGTATCGGGCTCGCCATCCTCGGCGTCCCGGCCGTGATCTTCCTCACCGTCGCGACGTTCGTCCTCGCGTTGCTCCCGCTGGTCGGTGCCTTCGGCGTCTGGCTTCCAGTCGCGATCTACCTGTTCGCCACCGGTAACCTGATCGGGGCGACGGTGCTGGTCGGCTACGGCTCGCTCGTCAGCGTCTCGGACACCTACCTGCGACCCGCACTCATCGGACGGACGAGCGCGTTTAACTCCGCGATCATCGTCGTCGGCATCTTCGGCGGCATCGTCGTTTTCGGCGCGGTCGGGCTGTTCATCGGCCCCGTCGTCCTCGGCGGAGCGAAGGTCACCCTCGACGTGTTCGCTCGAGAGCGGCCGACGGGATCGGGTGCAAAATCGGATCTCGAGGGCGACGAGACGATCGAAGACCCCGCCGTCGACACCGAACCTGGAACCGGCATTCGAACGCGGACAGGGCGCGCTACTGCCGCTGACATCGGGACGTCCGACACCGCTCGAGGGACGGCCGCCGCGAACGACGAGGCGAGCGGTGAACCCGATACCGCGCCCGACCGAGGGGCGGACGCGGATACCGGAGACGGTGGAGACGCGGACGCTGATGCTTCGACAGGTGCCGGCGGAGACACTACGCCGATAACGGATACCGAGAGGGATGCTGAGAGGACCACAGATACCGACGAAGACGACGAAGATATGGATTAG
- a CDS encoding CAP domain-containing protein translates to MGDRHPANDPPDDDGTDRAFIRALLRFFFAVVLICALALGTTVLAPMVLDDLGGIDGDGFGVPDRIDLEERPAPSSSPPPAGERDPDVTDPDDPGESSYETDVETVDSVTVEDFVHAEVNERRADHDLEPLEWDGTIASVSRAHSYDMADRGYFDHVNPSGEEPMDRFTDVDNYCRGYGENIAQTWVDQRVERPGSEESVRYQTAEGLATGLVNQWMNSTPHRQAILEEGEVPSWDRGGVGVYIADDGVVYASHNFCLER, encoded by the coding sequence ATGGGAGACCGGCACCCGGCAAACGACCCGCCCGATGACGACGGTACCGACCGGGCCTTCATTCGAGCCCTCTTGCGGTTTTTCTTCGCCGTCGTCTTGATCTGCGCGCTCGCTCTCGGAACGACCGTGCTCGCGCCGATGGTCCTCGATGATCTCGGCGGGATCGACGGCGACGGTTTCGGGGTTCCTGATCGCATCGACCTCGAGGAGCGACCGGCGCCGAGTTCGTCCCCGCCGCCGGCCGGCGAGCGCGACCCCGACGTCACCGACCCGGACGATCCCGGCGAATCGTCGTACGAGACCGACGTCGAGACGGTCGACTCGGTGACCGTCGAGGATTTCGTCCACGCCGAGGTCAACGAGCGCCGCGCCGACCACGACCTCGAGCCCCTCGAGTGGGACGGGACGATCGCGTCCGTCTCCCGCGCGCACAGCTACGATATGGCCGACCGCGGCTACTTCGATCACGTCAACCCGTCGGGCGAGGAGCCGATGGACCGCTTTACCGACGTCGACAACTACTGTCGCGGGTACGGCGAGAACATCGCTCAGACGTGGGTCGACCAGCGCGTCGAGCGACCGGGGTCCGAGGAAAGCGTGCGCTATCAGACCGCGGAAGGCCTCGCGACCGGACTCGTCAATCAGTGGATGAACTCCACCCCGCACCGGCAGGCGATCCTCGAGGAGGGCGAGGTGCCGAGCTGGGACCGCGGTGGCGTCGGCGTCTACATCGCGGACGACGGCGTGGTCTACGCGTCGCACAACTTCTGCCTCGAGCGGTGA